The sequence GGTCATAGAAAACTATATCAGGGGTATGGAACGTGCCTCTTTAGACGCAGAGTCGCCAAGCTCTACTGAGTGCGGAAGCATGAGGCAACTTGGGGCGAAGAAGCGTCAGAAACGCATTTCTCAGCGTAGCGGAAATGCGTAGTTCATAGAAAGAATTAACTTCTTTTTGAAAAGAAATAAAGCACCTATCGAAATACAAAAATGATGTCTTCCATTCAAAAAATTACTAATATTTTGATTTTCACAAAAAATATCCCCTCGGCGTTGTAAATTAAACCCGACCTTTTTAGTCTGGTATTGTTGACAGTTATGAAATGACTTGTTATGCTTATACTCAAGCAATCATTGATGAATAGAGACAGTTATAACCCACAGGGAGAAAACAGTATCATGACAACGACCACAGCCCCTAGCACCGCCAAAAAACCTACCTTTACTAAATTAGTATCAAAAGAGGGTGGTACTGAATACCCTTTAAAAGCTATTAATATCTGTGAGGAAACCTTTGCTCCTTTAGAAGTCGCTTATGATTATGACGCTATCAAAGAGCAAGTTAGCCGTGAAAGTATTGCAAAAGGTCCTAATTCTATTTGGCGCTATAAAGCATTTTTACCTGTAGAGAGTGAAAATCCCATCGATATGGGTACTGGAATGACTCCCCTGTTAAAGTCTAATCGTTTAGCTCAACGTCTCGGTCTTAAAAATCTCTATATCAAAAATGATGCTGTTAATATGCCTACCCTCAGTTTTAAAGATAGGGTGGTGTCTGTGGCTCTAACTCGTGCCAAAGAATTAGGCTTTACGACCGTATCTTGTGCTAGTACGGGTAATTTAGCTAACTCTACCGCCGCTATTGCTGCCTATGCTGGTTTGGATTGTTGTGTATTTATCCCTTCTGATCTTGAAGCGGGTAAGGTTTTGGGAACTTTAATCTATAATCCTACAGTAATGGCGGTAAAGGGTAATTATGATCAAGTAAACCGTCTTTGTTCCGAAGTAGGTAACACATACGGTTGGGGTTTTGTCAATATCAATCTCCGTCCTTACTATTCCGAAGGTTCAAAAACCCTTGGCTATGAAGTAGCTGAACAATTAGGCTGGAAACTACCCGATCATATAGTAGCGCCCCTCGCCTCTGGTTCACTATTTACCAAAATTTATAAAGGTTTTCAGGAATTTGTTAAAGTAGGTTTGGTGGATGACAAGGAAGTGCGCTTTAGTGGTGCACAGGCTGAAGGATGTTCCCCCATTGCCCAAGCCTTCAGAGAAGGCAGAGATTTTGTTACCCCTGTTAAACCCAATACCATTGCTAAATCTATCGCTATTGGTAATCCTGCTGATGGTGTTTATGCCCTTGATATTGCTCGTAAAACTAACGGTAATATTGAATCTGTCACCGATGCAGAAATCATTGAAGGCATGAAACTTTTAGCAGAAACGGAAGGTATTTTTACCGAAACTGCCGGAGGCACCACCATTGCTGTCTTGAAGAAATTGGTAGAAGCTGGAAAAATTGATCCGGAAGAAACCACCGTGGTGTACATTACTGGGAATGGTTTAAAAACCCAAGAAGCAGTACAGGGTTATATCAGTGAGCCTTTTTTAATTGAACCTAAATTAGACAGTTTTGAGCGCGCTTTAGATCGTTCTCGTACTTTAGGTCGTTTAGAATGGCAACAGGTTTTAGTGTAAAATTATTACTTATGGGGTATTTATTACCCCTGTTTTCCTAGACTTAATTTTAAGTCTTTTTTTTTGGCAACAACTCGATAATTTAAAGATAAAAAAATGGCAGTCAAAGTATTAATTCCTACTCCTTTACAAAAATTTACTAAAGAAGAAGCTACGGTGGAATGTGAGGCAACTAACATTAGCGGTTTGATTGACTCTTTAGAGGTTAACTATCCAGGTATTAAGGCTCGTTTATGTGATGAGCAAGGTATTCCTCGTCGTTTCCTCAATTTTTATGTTAATAGTGAGGACATAAGATTTTTAGATAATGCAGATACTGCCCTCACTGATGGAGATGAGGTCAGTATTGTTCCTGCTGTAGCTGGTGGTTAAGGGAGAAAATTTAGAATTTAGAATTTAGAAAGTAAAGTTAATTCAATATTTTCTAGTAATATTTTATTGATAATGAATTGTTGAGCATTCTGCATTCTTCATTCTTCATTCCTTCCATTATCAATTGTCCATTGCTTATTATAGATTGGGTTGATTTTGATACCACTGTTTAATTTGTTCTAGTTGATAGGCTAGTTGTAAAATTGTTACTTCATCATTGGGCTTTCCTACTAACTGGACACCTATGGGTAAACCATCTTCAGTGAATCCTGTGGGTAAAGCAATGACAGGTTGCCCCGTGGCGTTAAAAGGAGGACAGGGGGTAATCCAAGTAATAACTTTTTCGAGGGTTTCCTCTGGGCTGAGTGGCGCCCACCGCCCTATTTTGATAGGGGGTTGTAGATAGGTTGGTAATAGTAAAACATCATAATCAGCGAAAAAAGCCACCATTTGACGAGAAATAACCTGCATTTGATGAACTGCATTAAGATATTCTCCCAAGTTAGGCGCATTTTGTTTTAACCATTGATTCATGGGGGTCATAATTTGTGGAGGAAAATTTACTTGTGCTAGGGCTGATTGCCAAATTAACTTAAATGGCTCCACTAAAGAAGTAAAATCAACCTTTTCTAAGGTGATTTGATGCCCCATTTCTGACAAGATAGTGGCAGTTTTTTCTACTTGTTGTTGTAAACAGACATCGGCTTTTCCTGCGGGTAATATTTCGGTGGCAAAGGCAATTTGCAAGGATTTTGGTGATTTTTGAGCGAGAGTAGCAAAACTTTCGGAGGGATTTTCTAACCAATAGGGATCGCCTATGATATAACCAGAAAGAGTATCGAGAAGCATGGCAGAATCCAACACACTACGACTTAAACAGCCGTGGGTGGCAATTCCTGCTAAATAGTCGCCCACGGGAGCGTTAGAAATGCGCCCACGGGAGGGTTTTAAACCCACTAAACCACAGCAGAAAGCAGGTCCTCGCACTGAACCACCGCCATCGGAGCCGGGCGCTAGGGGGATTAATCCTCCTGCCACAGCGCCCGCCGCCCCACCACTAGAACCCCCGGCGGTATAATTAAGATTGTAGGGATTACGACTGGGAGGAAGTGTCTCGGATTCAATATAAGGCATTGAGCCTAATTCTGAGGTGGCAGTTTTACCGAGAATAATCATCCCGGCTTTTTTTATTTTGGTCACAAAGCCACTGTCATAATCAGCAATTTGATCTTTAATCATGCCGTTACCGTAGCCTGTAGGCATTCCTTTGACGGGGTAAAGGTCTTTTATGGCTGTGGGGATGCCAAAGAGAGGGGGAAGGGCGCTGGTGTCTTTCGTGTTGCCTAAAATTTCTGTTTTAATATGAGCATCTTCTCGGGCTAATTCGGCAGCAACATGGACAAAACTTCCTAATTGAGGGTTAATGTTGCCGATGCGTTGTAAATATAATTCTGTTAACTCCAGTGGTGATATTTCTTTGTTACGAATTAATTGAGCGAGGAGGTGCGCTGGTTTAAAATGCAAATTATTGTCCATGATAGTTACCAAGATTGAAAGGGATTACGGGCAAGATAGGAATTATAATAACGTGAATCTGCGGTGACTTCTTTGCCTATCCATGGCGGAATCTCAAAAAATTGTCCTTCTTCCTGTAATTCAATTTCAGCGAGAATCAAACCCTGATTATCTCCCAAAAATTCATCAACTTCCCATAAAAATCCTTGATAATTGAGTTTATAACGTATTTTCTCAATCAATGGTTGATCACACATGGTATTTAACATGGCTTCGGCATCTTCTACGGGAATTAAATACTCGTACTCAGAGCGACTATAACCGACCGTTTTCGTTTTTAGGGTCAAAAATCCCTGCATCCCCACAACCCTAACTCTCACAGTGGTGTTGTTTTTGGTGTAAATATAGCCTTGAAGATATTTTAATCCCTGCGGTGGAGGGCGCCATAATTCACGGTTAATCAAAAATTTACGCTCAATTTCTGTACCCATACCATTTCCCTTGCAGTTGAACTTATTTTAAGTTACCATAATATATGTCTTTAATGGCGGCGTAGCCAAGTGGTAAGGCAGAGGTCTGCAAAACCTTTATCCCCCAGTTCGAATCTGGGCGTCGCCTTTTTATATTAAACTTCTCCGAAAATTGGGCTAGAAGTCCTACACCCCACCGTGTAATGAATTACACGGAACCAATAATATTTCGTTCAATAAATTGAACTAAGATGTTGACATTACTAATTTTTTATAAAAATGTAATTAAAACACAAGATTACAGACACTACACGAGGATAGTAAAACCCCATAATTGTCAATTATCCATTGTCAATTTGCTCTCACGACACTACTTTTTCGGCAACCCCTAAATCCCTTGCTTATCTTTCATCAGGTACTAATTCACTATTAAACTGATTGAAAGTCTTTTTTCTTAATTGTACTGATTCAGAACGGGGTAATAAATCAAATAATTTTCTTAAAACATCATCCGCTTGTTCAAATTCAATGACACCTTTTTCATTAAAAATGACTTCCCGATTTTGATTTAAAATTACCGTTTGAGGAATAGCGCCCTCATAATAATATCCCACCTCATCGGGTTGATATTTATCCTTGGGGGTTATCGTATCCACATTGATGGGCATAATACTGGCGGTGCGCCCGTAAAATTCCTGTAAACGAGAAACAATGAAGGCGAATTGTTTAGAATCGCTATTGTCATCCAGATAGTAAACTAAAATAACAGGTAACTCACGGTCAAAAGATTGTTTTAAAGTGAGACGAGGTGGTACTAATGAACCATTACCAGCATAAACTACAAAAATATTACCATCTAAACGATCATTGTCGATTTCTGCCAGCGCCCCTAACCCATTACTAAACCAGAGGGCTATACTAAGAGCGAAAATAAGACATAATTTGCTGAATGATTTAATGACCATGAAACTCCCATGCAACTGTAAGACTATTTTGCAGTATAGTGCCGAGAGTAGATAATAGGCAATATTTGCTAAGAAGTTTTAGTAATTAATACTACACTATGAACGCAAATGGCTTCTTCTCTACCCACAGCATCTAACCCTTCATTGGTGGTAGCTTTAATACTAATTTGCTCAGGATCAATGTTCAGACGGTGGGCTAAACTATTAATCATCGCCGATAAATAAGGCTTGAGCTTCGGGCGCTGGGCAACAATAACATTATCCATATTAACAATTTCCCAGCCACGCTCAGTAATTAACTGATAAACTTTTTCTAGTAAAAACATACTGTCAGCACCCTGCCAACGCTCATCAGTGGGGGGGAAATAATGCCCAATATCTCCTAAACTCAACGCCCCGAGTAAAGCATCCATGATGGCATGGGTTAATACATCTGCATCACTATGTCCTAATAATCCCAAAGAATGCTTAATTTCTACACCGCCTAAAATTAGTTTTCTCCCTGCTACCAAACGATGTAAATCGTAACCATTACCAATTCTAATCATGTAAATCTATTGAGTAAAAATTCTTTAATCTATAATTTTATCGAAAATCGGAAAGTAACAAAAAATGGATATAGTTATTGAGTGTAAATCGTTTTGAAAAAATAAGCTAATATCCTATTCATTGATGTTACCAAATCAAAATATGAAAATAAAAATCTCATAATTTAAAATACAGATCATTCAATAATATAGTCATTACTGGCAAAGATAAATAATATCAAGAATCAGCAATGTCAAAAAAATCATATTCAATTAACTTCACAATATTACTGATTATTTAGTCATAAAATACCCTGAGTGAGCTCACTAACATTAATTTTTTTTGGATAATGCAGTAGTTATACACTTTTACAATACCAGATAGTATTGATTATTTCTCTACGGGAAGAGATGATTTTAAACAGCCGTGTAAAACTTAAAAAGTATGTCTTTTAATTTTTATTTGGGCTTATTTTATCTTTAATTTTTAATAAAATTTTCTTGTTTATATTAATTTTTTTCTTGGTTATTATCATAATATCAAGTATAGAAACAAGGGTTAATTAAAAATAGATTACTCCCTTGATGAGTCACAGTTTTGACACCCATAAAAATTTTATTTTTTTACAGAGGTCTAATAATGATAAGATTTGTGTAGGTGTAATGGTTGCCTGTGAAGGGCGCCCTCCACCCTAGACCAGAAGCCTTATTTTGCAAGATAGAATTGGCTTTTCTCATCCTAATTACCTCAAGCAGAAAGTGACTATAACAGAAACTCCCTTAAAAGCACCCCAAAACCACGAGACAAAAGAGCGTGAAATGATCTTAATTCTTGACTTTGGCTCACAATATTCCGAACTAATCGCTCGGCGTATCAGAGAAACAGAAGTATATTCCGAAGTAATCTCCTACCGCACCAGCGCCCTCCACCTCAAGGAATTAAACCCCAAGGGAATTATCTTATCCGGTGGTCCTAACTCAGTATATGACGACCATGCCCCCACCTGTGACCCTGAAATTTGGAATCTTGGTATTCCTGTACTAGGTGTTTGTTATGGAATGCAGTTGATGGTAAAACAATTAGGGGGAGGAGTAGAAAGAGCAAAAAAAGCCGAATACGGTAAAGCATCCCTCTTTATTGACGATCCCACCGACTTATTAACCAACGTTGAAAACGGCTCAATCATGTGGATGAGTCACGGCGATTCCTGCACCCACTTACCAGAAGGATTCACCATTTTAGCGCACACCGAAAACACCCCGTGCGCTGCCATTTCCCACCACCAAGACAAATTATTTGGTGTTCAATTTCACCCCGAAGTGATTCACTCCCAATATGGCACAGCCCTAATCCGTAACTTTGTATATCATATCTGCGGTTGCGAACCAACTTGGACAACTCAAACCTTTTTAGAACAATCCATCACTGACATTAGAAATCAAGTAGGTGATAAACGAGTATTACTCGCCCTGTCAGGGGGTGTTGACTCCTCCACCCTCGCATTTTTACTCCACGAAGCCATCGGCGATCAACTAACCTGTATGTTTATCGATCAAGGTTTCATGCGTAAAGGTGAACCAGAAAGATTAGTAGAAATTTTCGACCACCAATTTTACATCAACGTAATCTATGTTAACGCTAGGGAGCGTTTTATCGCCCAATTAAAAGGTATAACAGACCCAGAAGAAAAACGTCGCCGTATTGGTTACGAATTTATCCAAGTCTTTGAAGAAGAATCAAACCGTTTAGGACCTTTCGATTATTTAGCCCAAGGCACATTATATCCCGATGTCATTGAATCAGCCGATACCAATGTTGACCCTAAAACAGGAGAAAGAGTCGCCGTAAAAATAAAAAGTCATCACAACGTAGGAGGCTTACCCAAAAATCTCCGTTTTAAATTAGTAGAACCCTTACGGAAACTATTTAAAGATGAAGTGCGTAAATTAGGTAGAGCTATTGGCTTACCAGAAGAAATCGTTTCTCGTCACCCCTTCCCCGGTCCGGGTTTAGCCATTCGCATTTTAGGAGAGGTGGATGCCGAGAAATTAAATATTCTCCGAGACGCTGATTTTGTAGTCAGAGATGAGATTAAAAAAGCAGGAATGTATCACGACTTTTGGCAAGCCTTTGCCGTGCTTCTTCCCGTCAAAAGCGTGGGAGTCATGGGCGACAAGCGCACCTATGCCTACCCTGTGGTGCTACGACTTATTACCAGTGAAGATGGTATGACGGCAGATTGGGCAAAACCACCCTATGAATTATTAGAAGTCATTTCCAATCGCATCGTCAATGAAGTTAAAGGCGTTAACCGAGTAGTGTATGACATTACCTCCAAACCCCCCGGCACCATCGAATGGGAATAGTGAGAAAAGGACAAAGTTAAAAGAGCAAAGGGCAAGGGTAAATTTAAAGATAGCTTGGACTACCGTATTTCTTTGTTTGCCTCTGGAAAGACGGGGTTTTAAACCCTTGATTATTCGGTAATTTAGCCTGTAGGTTGGGTTAGCGATAGCGTAACCCAACATGATTACATTAAAAAAGTAGCGAATTAACTTCGCTACCTGATATTTTTTTGCTTTAGTTATTTATTAATTTTTGCCAAACAGTCTAGTTCAATGCTTCTCCTTGATTATAGAGAAGAACCCACACCAGCATAAGCACCATAAAAGAATAAAGCTAACACAGTTAAAGCACCCATACCGGCAACAGTACCGACAATCCAGAGAGGGATTCTTGCGTCGCCCATAATTGAAACCTCCTTAAAAATTTATTAACTATTAGTTGAAAAAATAGCTGGAAAAAAGAATGCCAAGCACAGCCACTAATAACAACCCAAGGAAAAGGGAAGTACGATTTAATTCTACTGCTTGTCTGTTGGGATTAGGATTTCTGTCCATGATAATCTCCTATCGTTGAATGAATTGCATGGCGGTAATAGCACCGACAAAAAACACAGAAGGCACTGCTAAAGTGTGAACAGCTAACCATCTGACGGTAAAAATGGGATATGATACGGGTTGATTAGGATTGTTACTGCTAGTCATAATTATCTTTCTATTTGATTAACTACTTATTAAATTGTTCAATTTGTTGGTTAGCACCATAACGATCACTAACAATGGGTAATTCCTCACGAACTTGAGTAAAATACTCATCAGGGCGAGGTGTACCAAAAGCATCGTAAGCTAAACCAGTGCCGACAAATAACCAACCAGCGATAAAAAGCATGGGAATAGTGATACTGTGGATTACCCAGTAGCGCACACTGGTGACAATATCAGTAAATGGACGTTCTCCTGTATCTCCTGCCATAAAATTGTTTCCTCCTTAATAGGTTTTAAACTTCTATTTATCTAATTTACTATATCAGAGTACCTTATCTTTTTGTTTTCAATGATTGAGATTCTAACTTATTTTTGGCATCACTCAATCATTAACGGTACTTTAACTAGGCTAAAACTGTTAATATTATACCACATCTCAAAGTCCAACTTTTATTAATAACTGACGTTACGCACTGATTCAAATGTTAAGTTAAGGGAGGTTTCAGGTAGCAGGTAGTAGGTTTCAGGTTTAAAACTCTCAAACATTGATTCGTCAGTGAAAGGATTGACTTTGACATTTCGACTACCCTCAATACAGGCGACTATGCTCAAGGACGCTCTGAGGCAAGTCAATGCACCCTTTGCCTCAATAGACTTTTATACAAGAAAAAGAAAATGATCAATAAACATAAGTTTTTTGTCAATTCTTTAACCTAACACCTGACACCCGATACCTGACACCTAAAACCAACAATTAATTTTATTTTTGCCTAACATCAGTTAAAAATTGACCAATCCAGCCAAAATCTAGTAAAATGCAAAAATCACAAACTCTTAAAGAAAAATAATTCTTTAATCAAGACTTCATGGAGACGCAAGAATTTGCCGAGCTTTTTCCCCTTTTTCATAATCTAAATAAGGAAACCCTGGAATGGTTAATTTCCCTAGTGAAAACGGAAACTTATCAGGCGGGGGAAGTGATTATCAATCATGATGATTGGGGTAGTGGATTTCATTTAATTACCTCTGGATGGGTAAAAGTGCAACATTTATACAGCGCCCGTCACATCACCGTAGAGATTATAGGTAGGGGTGGTTTTGTGGGGGAAGCTGGTATTTTAGGAAACCATGATTTTAATTCTCAGGTGGAAGCTATTTCCACTGTAACTATTTTAACTATTTCAGCTCAACGATTTATTCAAATTTTATTTCGAGAAAATCAAATTCAAAATCGTTTTTTAAAAATAGTTGTCAACCGAGTTACTGAGTATCAAAAATATTATCGTTACTACCATCAAACGGGAAAAGTTCGTTTGGTAACTATATTAATTTCTTTGGCTGAAAAGTATGGAGAAAATACTGAAAATGGCATCGCTATTTATAATTTTTCTGCTCAAGATTTGGGCGATTTAGCTATTTTATCTGAAGCAGATTCTCAACAAATTTTAGATAAATTAGTTGATAAAGAATTGATTAATATTGACCGTGGTCAGGAAATTTTAATTTTAACTAATCTAAAACAATTACATCATATTTTAGGTAAATTAGGTAATGAATAACGGATGTCCTTAGGGTCAGTTGGTTTTAAATATAGCAATTTCGGCGTTGCATTTTTATGGGATGATTTATAATGAAGGAAAAAGTTTTCTGCATTATACATTCCACATTGTCTATTATTCCACTGGGCAAATTTACAAAAATTAAGACAAAATAAAGATAGGAAGTTTTAATCTTAGATATTTAAGACAGATAATAAAAAATAGGGAAATATAACGAATGCACATCAGTGAAATAACACATCCCAATCAATTACATGGTTTATCAGTACGACAACTAGAAGATATTGCACAACAAATTCGAGAAAAACACCTACAAACCATCGCCGCTACGGGAGGACATTTAGGACCCGGCTTAGGAGTGGTAGAATTAACCGTTGCTCTCTATCAAACCCTTGATTTCGACCATGATAAAGTAATTTGGGACGTAGGACATCAGGCTTATCCCCATAAAATGTTAACTGGTCGTTACCATAATTTCCATACCTTACGGCAAAAAGATGGCATTGCAGGGTATTTAAAACGGTGTGAAAGCAAATTTGATCATTTTGGAGCTGGACACGCATCCACGAGCATTTCTGCAGGTTTAGGAATGGCTTTAGCAAGAGATGCTAAAGGTGAAAATTTTAAGGTTGTTTCTATTATTGGGGATGGAGCGCTGACTGGAGGGATGGCACTAGAAGCCATTAACCACGCTGGACATTTACCAAACACTAATTTAATGGTGGTGTTAAATGATAATGAAATGTCCATTTCTCCTAATGTAGGTGCAATTTCCCGTTATCTCAATAAAGTGCGTCTTTCTGAACCGATGCAGTTTTTAACGGATAATTTAGAAGAACAATTTAAACATTTCCCTTTATTTGGTGATGGAGAAAAACTTTCTCCAGAAATGAAAAATCTCAAGGAGGCAATGAAACGCCTTGCCATGCCTAAAGTGGGTGCGGTGATTGAAGAGTTAGGTTTTACTTATTTTGGACCTGTGGATGGTCATAATATCACCGAGTTAATTTCTACTTTTAATAAAGCTCATAAAGTCAAAGGTCCTGTTTTTGTTCATGTCATTACGGTTAAGGGCAAAGGATATGATGTAGCAGA comes from Cyanobacterium sp. T60_A2020_053 and encodes:
- a CDS encoding threonine synthase; the protein is MTTTTAPSTAKKPTFTKLVSKEGGTEYPLKAINICEETFAPLEVAYDYDAIKEQVSRESIAKGPNSIWRYKAFLPVESENPIDMGTGMTPLLKSNRLAQRLGLKNLYIKNDAVNMPTLSFKDRVVSVALTRAKELGFTTVSCASTGNLANSTAAIAAYAGLDCCVFIPSDLEAGKVLGTLIYNPTVMAVKGNYDQVNRLCSEVGNTYGWGFVNINLRPYYSEGSKTLGYEVAEQLGWKLPDHIVAPLASGSLFTKIYKGFQEFVKVGLVDDKEVRFSGAQAEGCSPIAQAFREGRDFVTPVKPNTIAKSIAIGNPADGVYALDIARKTNGNIESVTDAEIIEGMKLLAETEGIFTETAGGTTIAVLKKLVEAGKIDPEETTVVYITGNGLKTQEAVQGYISEPFLIEPKLDSFERALDRSRTLGRLEWQQVLV
- a CDS encoding MoaD/ThiS family protein, producing MAVKVLIPTPLQKFTKEEATVECEATNISGLIDSLEVNYPGIKARLCDEQGIPRRFLNFYVNSEDIRFLDNADTALTDGDEVSIVPAVAGG
- a CDS encoding amidase, giving the protein MDNNLHFKPAHLLAQLIRNKEISPLELTELYLQRIGNINPQLGSFVHVAAELAREDAHIKTEILGNTKDTSALPPLFGIPTAIKDLYPVKGMPTGYGNGMIKDQIADYDSGFVTKIKKAGMIILGKTATSELGSMPYIESETLPPSRNPYNLNYTAGGSSGGAAGAVAGGLIPLAPGSDGGGSVRGPAFCCGLVGLKPSRGRISNAPVGDYLAGIATHGCLSRSVLDSAMLLDTLSGYIIGDPYWLENPSESFATLAQKSPKSLQIAFATEILPAGKADVCLQQQVEKTATILSEMGHQITLEKVDFTSLVEPFKLIWQSALAQVNFPPQIMTPMNQWLKQNAPNLGEYLNAVHQMQVISRQMVAFFADYDVLLLPTYLQPPIKIGRWAPLSPEETLEKVITWITPCPPFNATGQPVIALPTGFTEDGLPIGVQLVGKPNDEVTILQLAYQLEQIKQWYQNQPNL
- a CDS encoding CYTH domain-containing protein, with amino-acid sequence MGTEIERKFLINRELWRPPPQGLKYLQGYIYTKNNTTVRVRVVGMQGFLTLKTKTVGYSRSEYEYLIPVEDAEAMLNTMCDQPLIEKIRYKLNYQGFLWEVDEFLGDNQGLILAEIELQEEGQFFEIPPWIGKEVTADSRYYNSYLARNPFQSW
- a CDS encoding thylakoid membrane photosystem I accumulation factor, with translation MVIKSFSKLCLIFALSIALWFSNGLGALAEIDNDRLDGNIFVVYAGNGSLVPPRLTLKQSFDRELPVILVYYLDDNSDSKQFAFIVSRLQEFYGRTASIMPINVDTITPKDKYQPDEVGYYYEGAIPQTVILNQNREVIFNEKGVIEFEQADDVLRKLFDLLPRSESVQLRKKTFNQFNSELVPDER
- a CDS encoding 2-C-methyl-D-erythritol 2,4-cyclodiphosphate synthase, which encodes MIRIGNGYDLHRLVAGRKLILGGVEIKHSLGLLGHSDADVLTHAIMDALLGALSLGDIGHYFPPTDERWQGADSMFLLEKVYQLITERGWEIVNMDNVIVAQRPKLKPYLSAMINSLAHRLNIDPEQISIKATTNEGLDAVGREEAICVHSVVLITKTS
- the guaA gene encoding glutamine-hydrolyzing GMP synthase codes for the protein MILILDFGSQYSELIARRIRETEVYSEVISYRTSALHLKELNPKGIILSGGPNSVYDDHAPTCDPEIWNLGIPVLGVCYGMQLMVKQLGGGVERAKKAEYGKASLFIDDPTDLLTNVENGSIMWMSHGDSCTHLPEGFTILAHTENTPCAAISHHQDKLFGVQFHPEVIHSQYGTALIRNFVYHICGCEPTWTTQTFLEQSITDIRNQVGDKRVLLALSGGVDSSTLAFLLHEAIGDQLTCMFIDQGFMRKGEPERLVEIFDHQFYINVIYVNARERFIAQLKGITDPEEKRRRIGYEFIQVFEEESNRLGPFDYLAQGTLYPDVIESADTNVDPKTGERVAVKIKSHHNVGGLPKNLRFKLVEPLRKLFKDEVRKLGRAIGLPEEIVSRHPFPGPGLAIRILGEVDAEKLNILRDADFVVRDEIKKAGMYHDFWQAFAVLLPVKSVGVMGDKRTYAYPVVLRLITSEDGMTADWAKPPYELLEVISNRIVNEVKGVNRVVYDITSKPPGTIEWE
- a CDS encoding photosystem II reaction center protein J, which gives rise to MMGDARIPLWIVGTVAGMGALTVLALFFYGAYAGVGSSL
- a CDS encoding photosystem II reaction center protein L — its product is MDRNPNPNRQAVELNRTSLFLGLLLVAVLGILFSSYFFN
- a CDS encoding cytochrome b559 subunit beta, producing the protein MTSSNNPNQPVSYPIFTVRWLAVHTLAVPSVFFVGAITAMQFIQR
- the psbE gene encoding cytochrome b559 subunit alpha, coding for MAGDTGERPFTDIVTSVRYWVIHSITIPMLFIAGWLFVGTGLAYDAFGTPRPDEYFTQVREELPIVSDRYGANQQIEQFNK
- a CDS encoding Crp/Fnr family transcriptional regulator — encoded protein: METQEFAELFPLFHNLNKETLEWLISLVKTETYQAGEVIINHDDWGSGFHLITSGWVKVQHLYSARHITVEIIGRGGFVGEAGILGNHDFNSQVEAISTVTILTISAQRFIQILFRENQIQNRFLKIVVNRVTEYQKYYRYYHQTGKVRLVTILISLAEKYGENTENGIAIYNFSAQDLGDLAILSEADSQQILDKLVDKELINIDRGQEILILTNLKQLHHILGKLGNE